Below is a window of Chelmon rostratus isolate fCheRos1 chromosome 23, fCheRos1.pri, whole genome shotgun sequence DNA.
GCTGTCAAAGGAACATAAGAACAAATTGAATGAGTTGTGGTCGGGATTTCCTCAGACTGAACAATGACACTGAGGATTGCTTTGTCTTTACAAAATGACGCTGTTTCTGATGTAATGTTTCCTCCGAAGGTTAAACTAAAACGGACGAGGGTGAAACTCCAACAAGCCATCCAAGAGAGACTGAGCAAAGTCGAGAAAGTCAAGCTCTCCGCAGACCTCGGCGGAGAGCATCCGAAAGAGTCACAGGTACAGAGCAAAGATCTCAtcagacagctggaggaggaaatctccgagctgcagaggaggagctcTGAGCTGGAGCAGCTCTCGCAGACTGAAGACGACCTCCACTTCATACAGGTCTGCAGGAAGCTCGACCGTTTCAGCATTCAGTGAAATCCGTTTTTTTGGTCTTCTCTCAGTATTTGCGACGTTTAACGCCGATCTCTCTTGTCTCGACAGAAATTTCTACACACCGCTTCAACTTAATGATTGGACGAGCATGACGACGACTGACCCTCAAGAGCGCCGGAACAAcgttttttattcttttctagAAAAGCCGAGCTGGATGCCGTGTTTGCTTCAAAGGAACAACTCAGCCTTTTGGGGAATATTCTTTTTTCGCTGTCTGGTTgagggttagatgagaagagTTGGCTGTTTCCCAGTTtccagtcttgatgctaagctaagctaaccagctgctggcctTATATTGAAGACCGATATGACAGCAGTATTGACCTCATCTAACGTTTaaaagagcaaacactgtatGTGCAAATGAAATATTAGTGATTTGTAcaaatttaaagaaacagtAAATCTCAAGAACTACAATAACTGCTTTAGACCAgtaaatcaaaataaactgaACTTTTGTGTTGTGGGCATTAATTGAGTATGTGTAGCATGAATGTAACTTATGCCTGGGTGGAtgatgtaatttattttttttgcacaatgtGAGCTTACATGcactgtatttctgttttgtttcttggaagaatgaataaaatgtccctaaacattaaaaataaacataaatcaatattttttttttgttttgttctagTTGTGCTTGTGTCTCAAACACTGGAAATGAAACATGTGGATAGCAATCAGCTTGAGTGCCAGTCAAATATTAACATTGATCAAACATAAGCATTGAGCAAGTGCATTGCTGTGGACTAAAACACTATGTAGAGTAGTTAAAAGTAGAGCAAGCAgtaatattaatgaaaaaaaaaaacatcattaatgctactactactaatgcttctaataatgacaataaaaactgGGACCATTTTCTGCATACTTTCTCCTTTATGTAAACTTGGCTGATAATACTTATATGCGCCACTTAGGTAAAGTTTTGCATGCAtgactttttacagtgtgttattTATACTCTCACCAAAGGATCTGAATGCTTCGTTCACAACTGGATCTGTGTGAACTTGCTCAATGCGTAACACACCCTGCAGCTCACAAACAGATGATTTACATGCTCCTTTGCATGCTGACATGCCAGTTTCTGTAAAGGAAGTGACTCGCAGTGTTTTCTGAGCAGAAATGAAACTTAACAGAGGGAGGAAGCCCCAGAGGAAGGACTCACACTAGATGGgagtagagagagaaagagactgaagCCTGAAGAGGTAGAAAGCGTCTCAGTCGCTGAAAGGTTATATCATACACCACATGTAAGTATTGTTTTCATCATATTAGACTTGCTTCTTGTAAAGAGAATGAACTTATTGTGGTTAAAACCAGTAATtcctcttttattgttttacagtttgtagcacCTAATTTCATAATATGCTAAATTAGATTCCAGTGTGATCACCGGTGGTGTTGGAGACAAGGATTTTCCCTCACGAATGATTTgggaaagtgtgtttgtttggtcctTAAGTCTTAAGCGTGTGACTGGCAATACTTATGAGTACTGATGTTTTCTTGTTGTGCATAAAGAAATACACTTAGTCATCTTGATGTTTGAAATCTGTCCAATAAACACGTAAATAAGTAATGAGATATGGATACTACAAAAAGGGAAGCTGAAGAGCAGCTAGAATACTGAGAAGTTTCATCTGGAGTCATGACTCATTAATAATGACATCAAGCgcatcatgttttctttggaaagcaggttttaaaaacacacatacaatggGGAACTGCATACAGAGAAAGACAATGAGTACAATTAGCTGATAATTTACCTGATCGGCCGCTGTCAGTAATCTGTTTTGCTATTAAACCATTAATCAACTCAATAACTAACTGCAGTCAACGTCAGACAACGTTATTATACTCAAGCACTTACCTGTAGTGGtgagaaaatgctaaaaaaatatacatatttgattttttaattaaactaaCGCTCGACGCACTCTTCAAGGGAAATCTGTGCCAGACTCCctttaaaaaatatgacatattaGTAATTTCTTATGtgtctgtaaaaacacatgACTCAAGAAGCACAGGACAAAGAGCGTCATATGTCGACAGTCTTCTTGTCAATTCGGCATCAATATAATCCATAAAGAAACTGTATCATACTGTCCATACTATCTTTACGTTTAACCAGCCTTGGTTAGGTGTGGAGCCATTTGAGATAACACACATCGTTTCAGAAAAACATGATGACATTCAGAGTTTACATCCTCTTTTGTATGTGATTGTTCTCAAGTCGTCATCATtctgaaacacaataaatgttGAAGATGACTAATTTCCACTCCTGCCACctaaaaagaggcagaaattgATGTTTCCCTTCAATACACTCAAGGGTTTTTGCTGCTACAACCTTACgtggtctggtatgaccagtagcttatggcTATTTAGACAAACATTTgagtacaaaacacacatctttGCAGTGTACTTCTTTGAAATGCCACAACATAATGATCACAGACATTACATCTCTGCTCGAGTTACCTCATGGTGCTCTCTTTAAGCAGACATGGCCTCCGATCAAGCATCACCCAGCGAGACCTGCTCACTGGAGAAGCATCTAACATGCTCCATCTGCATGGATTCCTTTGTGGACCCTGTCACTACTGGTTGTGGCCATTCCTTTTGTCAGGACTGTCTGAGCCGCAACTTTACACTGAATGACATGTCGTGCCCCCTATGCAAGAAGCATCAGAGCAAAATACCAGATGTTAACATCACCCTGAGGAGCATTGTCGAGCAGGTGAAAAAGACCCAGGAGCCAGACGATGATAAGTACACCGGGGCGCCCGGCGAGGTGGCCTGTGACATTTGCACGGAGCGAAAGCTGAAGGCGGAGAAGTCCTGCCTTTTGTGTCTTGCCTCGTATTGTTCGACCCACCTGGAGAATCACTCTTCAACCGGAAGGCTGAAGGGTCACAAGCTGGTGAAACCTGTGAAGGATTTGGATGAGAGGGCCTGTCTGCAGCACGGACGCCCCTTGGAGCTGTACAGCAGGAAGACGGAGACATGCATTTGTGTTCAGTGCATGGGTGAAGGGCACGAGGAGGTTGTTTCTACGGAAGACGAATGGAGCAAAAAGAAGGTAAATTAACATATGAAGGCTTGACAGTTTCTGTACAATTATTTGATGGAGTTGTACCAAAAAGAGGTACACAAATCATAAGATTGGTCTACAATCTtccattccaaaaaaaaaaagtgttttcgAGCCCATATCCTTTAAACAGTCCTGCTTCACAgggtggtgaacctcgctccatcctcgcttgtgaacgactgagctgTTCCAATCAATCcaatacccaatcatgatactatcacctgctaccaatcaacctgtttacctgtggaatgatccaaacaggtgtttttggagcgctccacaactttcccagtgttttgttgctcctgtcccaacttgtttgaaatatgttgctgcatcagattcagaatgagcagatcTTCACAGAGCttcaaaaatcaattaagctgatgaggtcaaatattaaattaattgtCTTTAtatgttgtgctgtttttacaggctAAGCTTGAAGGATCCATCGTGGAGTTAGAGCAGAAAATTAAGAGGAGACAAACACAGGTGGATGAGATTAATGCATCTCTAAAGACCTGCAAGGTAGGTTGCAAGAGAGAGAACATTACTGTTCCTGTACTGACATGGACTAAAAAACCAATCAGACCAGTCTGTCAGAGTCTAAACTGTCAGAGCAAGTTTTCAAAGAGCGTGGCAGTTAAATGGAGCACATGCAAAGTGTTTATAGATGTCCTTCGCAAATGATAACGCCACATCTTCCGCCAGTTGGTAATAAAATGGACTTTCCCTCGCAGTCTCAGACCAGTGGTGTAGCAGTCATGGAAATGTTGAACCCTAGTCAGAGCATTCCCTTTAGTCCCAGCCATATGTTGTGGTATATGTAGCATTTCTGCAGTGCAATGTATGCAACACTACAACGCTTGCTTTTCTACAAATTTCAGGAGCAGATTGAGAACGAGTGGTGGGAAATCGATGGCGTGTTCACAGCTGTGATTGCCATCGTGGAGAGAGCCCAGGCAACAGCGCTTCAGCCACTCGAGGACCGGAGGCAGGCCGTGGAGAAAGAGGCGGAAGACCTCAAAGGAGAGTTGGAAGCAGAGATCAGCGAGCTCGAGAAGGCCATCGCTCAGCTGAGCGATATATTTACGCTTGACGATCACATCCGTTTCCTGCAGGTGAGAGGAAACTTGTCAGGAATGGACCGCTTCTCGGCTGACATATGCTTTGCCGATGAAGAGAACGTGTCGCTTTTGAGGAGCTGCACGACAGCCCTTTGTTGAATTCCTTCTCACTCTTTTTCCCTGTGTCAGATTTACTCATCTctccaaaacactgacaagatCAAAGACAAGGAGGTGGAGTTCGACACGTCGCTGTCTTTTGGCACCATGAGAAAAACCACGACAACCCTGCTGGAGCAAATCGAACAGGAACTGGAGAAGCTGACCTCCACCGGTACGAGAAAAATCATGGTGGCAAATGTTGCAAGCTAAAATCTTGACTTGACTGATCTAAACCAGTTTCTTCACTTCACAGAACTGCAGAGAGTTCGAAAGTTTGCAGGTGTGTGACATATTTCTTCTTGAGAACATCTTTCAAAAAAAGAGACTTTCCAATTCAGATCTTGTAATTATTGTCAATTTGTAATTGGCAGTGGATGTGAGGCTCGATCCAACCAGTGCCCACCAACGCCTCATTCTTTCTGACGATGGGAAGGAAGTGAAAGATGGCGGCGAGGACAAGGAAGCGGATGAGGCTCCCGAGAGGTTTGATCTGTATGCCAGCATCCTGGGGCGCAACAGTTTGACCTCTGGGAAGTCCTACTGGGAGGTGGGGGTCAGCAACAAGACGGGGTGGGACCTGGGTGTGGCAAGAGGCGACGCAAACCGTAAAGGGATACTGTCGATGAACCCGGATAACGGTTACTGGGTTACTGTTCATTATGAAGATGACAAGTACGCAGCCCTGACAGCACCACCACTTCGTCTTTGCCCAGAAGAGAAACCGAAGAAAGTGGGCGTGTTCGTGGATTACGAGGAAGGTCTCGTGTCCTTCTACGACGTGACGGCTGAGTCTCACATTTACTCGTTTACCGAGTGTTCGTTCAATGACAAGATCTTTCCATATTTCAGTCCGCATGTAAAACAGGCTGACAAAAACACCGAACCTTTgattatttctgctgtgaatgCGTGTGAGGACATGCTTATCCCATGAAGAAAATGTGAGTTTGCCTTCCAGGTTTGCTCCAGTTGTACTTTTGCTGGGTAGTTAGAGAAGTCTGGGTGGAGCAAAAAATGATGAATACGCAACAAGGTGTGCTGATATATGAAATCAACCAGCCTCGTTGTTCTGGAGGTACAATGCTACATGCTAGCACCTTACGTTTCCCAACGGCATTGGCTCAAAATAACATGCAGAACTCGATATTCTTTCCACTAAGTAGCTAGGTGGTGCATCCAAAGGTGGTGCTGTAATTTGAATccacagaaaaataatgagTGCATTTATTAATTGTAGTGCTTAACTGTATATGTTCCTTGTTAAATAACACTGTATTTGATGGATGTAACCAATTGGAAAGAGTGTACAATGTGAGTAATGTGTAAAATAGACGGGGACTTCAGGCAAGTTAGTGCATTTTCAACATGCTGTCGTCAAATACTGCAACTCTGTCACTGCCTTAAGCTTCAAAGTATGATTCTCTGCGTACTCCACGAGCATCAGTTTTGCACATGCAGAGCTCTGAAGTCAAGTTAGCAACAATAAATGTGCGACGTCCAGTTAGACGAGAATTAAAGCTTGTTGAGAACAACACACatggttaacgttgtgaaacgGTTGCAGTTAAGTTGCATGGGTAAATATCATGGTTTGATTTAAAATAAGTGCACTAGTTACGTATGTTAGTTACTTACGTTATAAGTTCTGTAACTTCCGCTGTGTATGTTACGTAACTTCTACGTACTAAGTTAAAACAGCTCCGACTCACTTTTGGTGTCGCGGGACACAAACTCTGGTTTCCCAGGTGAAACTTTGACCCATCCAACCGCCCCAGACTTGTCTcactctttatactacatcacaCAACTTCATCGGCGCATGAAAACAACATGGTGGAGGGACGCCTCCAGAAATGACACTACAGGGGTACGTGCAGCTTTGGAGTTTGAAGTGTAGGGCCGCTGACcaaactgctgtgtttgctgcgTTGGGAATGAAAACAGACTGGTAGTTTCCACCTTCTATTGGTTGCTTGGCGATGGTGCAAGTCCACCCTTGGCCAAGTCcacttcttctgtttttgaagTCGCTTGAAAAAAATCGGTCCACAAGTTGCAGTTTTTTGGACGTGTTAAAGGATATGGCTGTTTGTTAGGAAACagtatttgcattttgatttgtACGATGATTTGACTTTGTGAGTCATGCAACAATGACTTGTTTACATCGACTTGTTTTCGATGCTGCGGTTACTTATTTGTCCTGTGAGAGTCGACATAACTGTGATGAGGGAAAATCCACTTATTCTACTAGGCGTgaaatgtgaagtgtgtgtatgtgcactcTGATAAGAATGAAGCCTGATTATGAATAAATGTGCTGCAATTACATGTTCTGCTCTAAAAACCTAAATaaagtgaacattttcaaatgGCACCTGGTTTCTTTTTAACTCTTGAAACATGTCTGACTTTTGTAATCCGCTCCTGGAGCAGATCTGAGTTACACCACCATGTGGCTGCAGCATGTCTGGGCTGAATTCAGGGAGAATCCCCTCAGCAGTGAGTAATTCGGGGTGGTGCTCACTTGTGGCCAGATCACGCTGAGCGAGGGCGGTTGGTGCCTTTtcagaaatgaaactgaaagcagaaaaagttaacctcacaaacatcacagtggcataaaggaaatatttcagaggcagggaggcagcagaacagagaagaagacCACAAGGTAGGCAACACACTAATACGTTTTCTTAATTCTGGGTCTCttgatcttttttcttttcaaattctAATGCAAATAAGGGGAGAATGTGCAGAGGGCAAGCTTTTTCAAGTCGGCTTCAGCGTTACTGGCATTAAGTTGTTCAAAATAACAGGGATTTGTAAATCTGCGGTGGTCCAGTTTAAGCCTTACGACAGATTaagaagagcacagagagattgttgtgttttaattcaCTTTGATACTTTAACAGCCTTTAACTCCATCAACTCCCTGTTTACGAAGCATTCTAATAGACTCATTAACCGAAATGCATGAGATATTTTTTTATGCAAGGATACTCAAGGCATCACTCCCCTCTGAGAAGGGCAAACATTAGAAAGCTCAGTGAGGTGATTATCCAGCAATAACTGAGTCCTCTTGAGTTCAGAGCTATTCGAATGgatttcctttttctgttctCAAACACTTTTTTAAGGATTTTCGTTTCGTTTTGTGGTGACTGAAACTGAGCTTGAATGTCTTCCTCATGCAGGAAACTGTTTAGCCCATTTCAACAAACCTATTCGccttttcaataaaaaacattgttATGCCTCGGTCTAGGGGaacctttgacaaaacatgatgtgGTGCTCCCCCAGTCTTCCCACTCCAGGAAAGCCAGCAACAACAAGGCAATTTCAAAAATAGGAGCAGTTTTATTCgcttcagagggagaaataacaaacaaaaccacTCTAGATAGCTCTAACTTacctaaccaaaagaaaaggaaaactggGTTAAATCAAAAAGCTTCTCCCTCCTACTACTGCTCACTTTTGCTACTTTTAGTATTAATTTAACAGAGTTTGACATTCACTATGATTCACGCTAAACACGCTACAAGGGGATTCTATGATGCTGCCGATCACGATGTTGGCCTGGCATTTCCTGGTGGTggaaaggatggagaggagggagcgcgCAGTCAGCGGGCTGTTCAAATAGTGCAGGGGAGCCACCCCTTGACCAATCAGGCGAGGCAATTAGACCACACAAGGGACACACCCGCTCCTTGTTCACACATccatgaggacacacacacacacacacacacacacacctaggagagaggggaaaaccgaaacaaacaaacaaaactaaaatatgaaccacagggtcaaaacaacattaaattatatttctggAATACAAACAGTATCAATTAAATTTGTAAGGAGACAATCACCTTCACTACTGACGCTCATTATGACAATTTCTCCTCATGCCTTCATAAGGAAGGTGCTGGAAAATAGAGACAACACCTTGAACTTTGAATAAAAGTCTAAGGTGAGATAGATCCGATTCTGGCTGTGTTATATATCATTAAGTGGTTTAGTTTACTGCAATACAATACACAGTAGTTTATTTAGTCTAgtattacatttaaaatactCACATGAAGTACAAAACaactttcctcctctg
It encodes the following:
- the LOC121626848 gene encoding E3 ubiquitin-protein ligase TRIM39-like — its product is MASDQASPSETCSLEKHLTCSICMDSFVDPVTTGCGHSFCQDCLSRNFTLNDMSCPLCKKHQSKIPDVNITLRSIVEQVKKTQEPDDDKYTGAPGEVACDICTERKLKAEKSCLLCLASYCSTHLENHSSTGRLKGHKLVKPVKDLDERACLQHGRPLELYSRKTETCICVQCMGEGHEEVVSTEDEWSKKKAKLEGSIVELEQKIKRRQTQVDEINASLKTCKEQIENEWWEIDGVFTAVIAIVERAQATALQPLEDRRQAVEKEAEDLKGELEAEISELEKAIAQLSDIFTLDDHIRFLQIYSSLQNTDKIKDKEVEFDTSLSFGTMRKTTTTLLEQIEQELEKLTSTELQRVRKFAVDVRLDPTSAHQRLILSDDGKEVKDGGEDKEADEAPERFDLYASILGRNSLTSGKSYWEVGVSNKTGWDLGVARGDANRKGILSMNPDNGYWVTVHYEDDKYAALTAPPLRLCPEEKPKKVGVFVDYEEGLVSFYDVTAESHIYSFTECSFNDKIFPYFSPHVKQADKNTEPLIISAVNACEDMLIP